One window of the Chelonoidis abingdonii isolate Lonesome George chromosome 3, CheloAbing_2.0, whole genome shotgun sequence genome contains the following:
- the TAB2 gene encoding TGF-beta-activated kinase 1 and MAP3K7-binding protein 2 isoform X2 gives MAQGSHQIDFQVLHDLRQKFPEVPEVVVSRCMLQNNNNLDACCAVLSQESTKYLYGEGDLGFSDDSGIPGLRNHMTSLNLDLQSQNVYHHGREGSRMNGSRTLTHSISDGHLQGSQPNSELFQQEPQTAPAQIPQGFNVFGMANTVSTSNPGQHLGFHIGSKGASSLSQQTPRFNPIMVTLAPNIQPGRNTPTSLHIHGVPPPVLNSPQGNSIYIRPYITTPGGTARQTQQHPGWVSQFNPMHPQQAYQPSQPSPWTTLPTSGPLPHTSSQQSSQPNQQGHQTSHVYMPISSPTTPQAPMIHSSGSSQPATHSQYNIQNISTGPRKNQIEIKLEPPQRNNSSKLRSSGPRTSTNPSSLNSQTLSRSQPTVYIAASPPNTDEVITRSQPKVYISANATTGDEQIVRNQPTLFISTNPGVTTTSRNMSGQVSMGPAFIHHHPPKSRAVGNNTTATSPRVVVTQPNTKYTFKITVSPNKPPAVSPGVVSPTFEPTNLLNLPDHYAEPEGIQHLTDPVLAHVDRISDARKLSVGSDDAAYTQALLVHQKARMERLQRELEIQKKKLDKLKSEVNEMENNLTRRRLKRSNSVSQIPSLEEMQQLRSCNRQLQIDIDCLTKEIDLFQARGPHFNPSAIHNFYDNIGFLGPVPPKPKDQRSIVKTPKTVPDTDEDEGAQWNCTACTFLNHPALNRCEQCEMPRHF, from the exons AATAATAATAACTTGGATGCCTGTTGTGCAGTTCTGTCTCAGGAGAGCACGAAGTATCTCTACGGTGAAGGAGACCTAGGTTTTTCGGATGATTCTGGGATTCCTGGACTACGAAATCACATGACATCTCTTAACTTGGATTTGCAGTCACAGAATGTGTATCACCATGGACGAGAAGGAAGTAGAATGAATGGAAGTAGGACTTTAACTCACAGCATCAGTGATGGACATCTTCAAGGCAGTCAGCCCAACAGCGAACTGTTTCAGCAGGAACCACAGACAGCACCAGCTCAAATTCCACAGGGATTTAATGTCTTTGGAATGGCTAATACAGTTAGTACTTCTAATCCAGGACAACACCTGGGATTTCACATAGGCAGCAAAGGAGCATCTAGCCTCTCTCAGCAAACACCCAGATTCAACCCCATTATGGTAACATTAGCTCCCAATATTCAGCCTGGTCGCAATACCCCTACGTCTTTGCACATACATGGTGTACCTCCACCTGTACTTAATAGTCCACAGGGAAATTCTATCTATATCAGGCCTTATATTACAACTCCAGGTGGTACAGCTCGACAGACGCAGCAGCATCCCGGTTGGGTGTCTCAGTTTAATCCCATGCATCCTCAGCAAGCCTACCAGCCTTCACAACCAAGTCCCTGGACTACTCTTCCCACATCAGGTCCTCTACCACATACCTCATCACAACAATCATCACAGCCAAACCAACAAGGCCACCAAACTTCTCATGTCTATATGCCTATCAGTTCACCCACTACTCCACAAGCACCCATGATTCATTCATCTGGTAGCTCACAACCTGCTACCCATAGCCAATATAACATTCAGAATATCTCAACAGGACCTCGCAAAAACCAAATTGAAATCAAACTTGAACCACCACAAAGAAACAATTCTTCAAAGCTGCGTTCATCTGGTCCTCGCACTTCCACTAATCCTTCTTCCCTCAACAGCCAGACATTAAGTAGAAGTCAGCCCACTGTTTACATAGCTGCCAGTCCACCAAATACTGATGAAGTGATCACCCGCAGTCAACCTAAGGTCTACATTTCAGCAAATGCGACAACAGGAGATGAGCAAATTGTGCGGAACCAACCAACGCTCTTCATATCAACAAATCCTGGTGTAACTACCACCTCTAGGAATATGTCTGGTCAAGTAAGCATGGGTCCTGCATTTATTCATCACCATCCACCCAAGAGTCGAGCAGTGGGCAACAACACCACTGCAACCTCTCCTCGAGTGGTGGTCACACAGCCTAAcacaaaatatacttttaaaattacaGTTTCTCCAAATAAACCCCCTGCAGTTTCACCAGGGGTAGTATCCCCCACCTTTGAACCTACAAATCTTCTAAACCTTCCTGATCACTATGCAGAACCAGAGGGTATCCAGCATCTTACTGACCCTGTTTTAGCACATGTGGATAGGATCAGTGATGCACGGAAATTGAGTGTGGGATCTGATGATGCTGCCTACACACAAG CTTTACTGGTACATCAGAAAGCCAGGATGGAGCGACTTCAACGTGAACTCGAGATTCAAAAGAAAAAGTTAGATAAACTAAAATCAGAAGTCAATGAAATGGAGAATAATCTGACACGAAGGCGCCTGAAGAGATCGAATTCTGTTTCCCAAATTCCTTCA CTGGAAGAAATGCAACAGTTGCGAAGTTGTAACAGACAACTGCAGATAGACATAGATTGCCTAACCAAAGAGATTGATCTTTTTCAGGCAAGAG GACCACATTTTAATCCCAGCGCTATTCATAATTTTTATGACAATATTGGATTTCTAGGTCCTGTGCCACCAAAACCTAAAG ATCAAAGGTCCATTGTCAAAACACCAAAGACTGTTCCAGACACAGACGAAGATGAGGGAGCTCAGTGGAATTGTACTGCCTGTACTTTTTTAAATCATCCAGCCTTAAACCGTTGTGAACAATGTGAAATGCCCAGGCATTTCTAA
- the TAB2 gene encoding TGF-beta-activated kinase 1 and MAP3K7-binding protein 2 isoform X1, whose product MTCDKNFRRYLKLLCPDACYRHLHAFFHVSHYPWNTQPKLNNNNLDACCAVLSQESTKYLYGEGDLGFSDDSGIPGLRNHMTSLNLDLQSQNVYHHGREGSRMNGSRTLTHSISDGHLQGSQPNSELFQQEPQTAPAQIPQGFNVFGMANTVSTSNPGQHLGFHIGSKGASSLSQQTPRFNPIMVTLAPNIQPGRNTPTSLHIHGVPPPVLNSPQGNSIYIRPYITTPGGTARQTQQHPGWVSQFNPMHPQQAYQPSQPSPWTTLPTSGPLPHTSSQQSSQPNQQGHQTSHVYMPISSPTTPQAPMIHSSGSSQPATHSQYNIQNISTGPRKNQIEIKLEPPQRNNSSKLRSSGPRTSTNPSSLNSQTLSRSQPTVYIAASPPNTDEVITRSQPKVYISANATTGDEQIVRNQPTLFISTNPGVTTTSRNMSGQVSMGPAFIHHHPPKSRAVGNNTTATSPRVVVTQPNTKYTFKITVSPNKPPAVSPGVVSPTFEPTNLLNLPDHYAEPEGIQHLTDPVLAHVDRISDARKLSVGSDDAAYTQALLVHQKARMERLQRELEIQKKKLDKLKSEVNEMENNLTRRRLKRSNSVSQIPSLEEMQQLRSCNRQLQIDIDCLTKEIDLFQARGPHFNPSAIHNFYDNIGFLGPVPPKPKDQRSIVKTPKTVPDTDEDEGAQWNCTACTFLNHPALNRCEQCEMPRHF is encoded by the exons AATAATAATAACTTGGATGCCTGTTGTGCAGTTCTGTCTCAGGAGAGCACGAAGTATCTCTACGGTGAAGGAGACCTAGGTTTTTCGGATGATTCTGGGATTCCTGGACTACGAAATCACATGACATCTCTTAACTTGGATTTGCAGTCACAGAATGTGTATCACCATGGACGAGAAGGAAGTAGAATGAATGGAAGTAGGACTTTAACTCACAGCATCAGTGATGGACATCTTCAAGGCAGTCAGCCCAACAGCGAACTGTTTCAGCAGGAACCACAGACAGCACCAGCTCAAATTCCACAGGGATTTAATGTCTTTGGAATGGCTAATACAGTTAGTACTTCTAATCCAGGACAACACCTGGGATTTCACATAGGCAGCAAAGGAGCATCTAGCCTCTCTCAGCAAACACCCAGATTCAACCCCATTATGGTAACATTAGCTCCCAATATTCAGCCTGGTCGCAATACCCCTACGTCTTTGCACATACATGGTGTACCTCCACCTGTACTTAATAGTCCACAGGGAAATTCTATCTATATCAGGCCTTATATTACAACTCCAGGTGGTACAGCTCGACAGACGCAGCAGCATCCCGGTTGGGTGTCTCAGTTTAATCCCATGCATCCTCAGCAAGCCTACCAGCCTTCACAACCAAGTCCCTGGACTACTCTTCCCACATCAGGTCCTCTACCACATACCTCATCACAACAATCATCACAGCCAAACCAACAAGGCCACCAAACTTCTCATGTCTATATGCCTATCAGTTCACCCACTACTCCACAAGCACCCATGATTCATTCATCTGGTAGCTCACAACCTGCTACCCATAGCCAATATAACATTCAGAATATCTCAACAGGACCTCGCAAAAACCAAATTGAAATCAAACTTGAACCACCACAAAGAAACAATTCTTCAAAGCTGCGTTCATCTGGTCCTCGCACTTCCACTAATCCTTCTTCCCTCAACAGCCAGACATTAAGTAGAAGTCAGCCCACTGTTTACATAGCTGCCAGTCCACCAAATACTGATGAAGTGATCACCCGCAGTCAACCTAAGGTCTACATTTCAGCAAATGCGACAACAGGAGATGAGCAAATTGTGCGGAACCAACCAACGCTCTTCATATCAACAAATCCTGGTGTAACTACCACCTCTAGGAATATGTCTGGTCAAGTAAGCATGGGTCCTGCATTTATTCATCACCATCCACCCAAGAGTCGAGCAGTGGGCAACAACACCACTGCAACCTCTCCTCGAGTGGTGGTCACACAGCCTAAcacaaaatatacttttaaaattacaGTTTCTCCAAATAAACCCCCTGCAGTTTCACCAGGGGTAGTATCCCCCACCTTTGAACCTACAAATCTTCTAAACCTTCCTGATCACTATGCAGAACCAGAGGGTATCCAGCATCTTACTGACCCTGTTTTAGCACATGTGGATAGGATCAGTGATGCACGGAAATTGAGTGTGGGATCTGATGATGCTGCCTACACACAAG CTTTACTGGTACATCAGAAAGCCAGGATGGAGCGACTTCAACGTGAACTCGAGATTCAAAAGAAAAAGTTAGATAAACTAAAATCAGAAGTCAATGAAATGGAGAATAATCTGACACGAAGGCGCCTGAAGAGATCGAATTCTGTTTCCCAAATTCCTTCA CTGGAAGAAATGCAACAGTTGCGAAGTTGTAACAGACAACTGCAGATAGACATAGATTGCCTAACCAAAGAGATTGATCTTTTTCAGGCAAGAG GACCACATTTTAATCCCAGCGCTATTCATAATTTTTATGACAATATTGGATTTCTAGGTCCTGTGCCACCAAAACCTAAAG ATCAAAGGTCCATTGTCAAAACACCAAAGACTGTTCCAGACACAGACGAAGATGAGGGAGCTCAGTGGAATTGTACTGCCTGTACTTTTTTAAATCATCCAGCCTTAAACCGTTGTGAACAATGTGAAATGCCCAGGCATTTCTAA